A single window of Pseudarthrobacter defluvii DNA harbors:
- the glf gene encoding UDP-galactopyranose mutase — MTADLVIVGSGFFGLTIAEQAATELGLKVVVIDRRHHIGGNAYSEKEEQTGIEIHRYGAHLFHTSNERVWEYVNRFTTFTDYVHKVYGVHKGEVYSLPINLATINQFFRANLSPGEARDLIQEQAGELAGTDPQNLNDKGIQLIGRPLYEAFIKHYTGKQWQTDPKDLPAGIISRLPVRYNYDNRYFNDKYEGLPTNGYTAWIEKMAEHPNIEVRLNTDFFDESHEYSKNKVVGNIPVIYTGPVDRYFDYAEGDLSWRTIDFEEEVLEMGDFQGTSVVNYNDADVPYTRIIEPRHFHPERDYQTERTVIMREFSRFAEKGDEPYYPVNTSADRERLLKYRDLAAAEKDVLFGGRLGTYKYLDMHMAIGAALSMFDNKIRPHFESGAQLESGGVDA, encoded by the coding sequence GTGACCGCTGACCTCGTCATCGTAGGGTCCGGCTTTTTTGGCCTGACAATCGCAGAACAGGCCGCCACTGAGCTCGGCCTGAAGGTCGTTGTCATCGACCGCCGCCATCACATCGGCGGAAACGCGTACAGCGAAAAGGAAGAGCAGACGGGGATTGAAATCCACCGGTACGGCGCCCACCTTTTCCACACTTCAAACGAGCGGGTGTGGGAGTACGTCAACCGGTTCACTACCTTCACGGACTACGTGCACAAGGTCTATGGGGTCCACAAGGGCGAGGTTTACTCGCTGCCGATCAACCTGGCTACCATCAACCAGTTCTTCCGGGCCAACCTCAGCCCCGGTGAGGCCAGGGACCTTATCCAGGAGCAGGCCGGCGAACTGGCGGGGACGGACCCGCAAAACCTGAACGACAAGGGCATCCAGCTCATTGGCCGTCCGTTGTACGAAGCGTTCATCAAGCACTACACGGGCAAGCAGTGGCAGACGGATCCCAAGGACCTGCCGGCGGGCATCATTTCCCGTCTGCCGGTGCGCTACAACTACGACAACCGGTACTTCAACGACAAGTACGAGGGCCTGCCGACCAACGGCTACACGGCGTGGATCGAAAAGATGGCCGAGCACCCCAACATTGAGGTTCGGCTCAACACCGACTTCTTCGACGAGTCCCACGAGTACAGCAAGAACAAGGTCGTGGGAAACATCCCCGTCATCTACACCGGCCCGGTTGACCGCTACTTCGACTACGCCGAGGGTGACCTGTCCTGGCGCACCATTGACTTCGAGGAAGAAGTCCTGGAGATGGGTGACTTCCAGGGCACCTCCGTTGTGAATTATAACGACGCCGACGTTCCTTACACCCGCATTATCGAACCCCGCCACTTCCACCCTGAGCGCGACTACCAGACCGAGAGGACGGTCATCATGCGCGAGTTCTCACGTTTCGCGGAGAAGGGTGACGAGCCCTACTACCCGGTCAACACTTCCGCTGACCGGGAGCGCCTCCTGAAGTACCGGGACCTGGCAGCGGCCGAAAAAGACGTTTTGTTCGGTGGCCGGCTGGGCACGTACAAGTACCTGGACATGCACATGGCTATCGGTGCGGCGCTCAGCATGTTCGACAACAAGATCCGGCCGCACTTTGAAAGCGGCGCCCAGCTTGAAAGCGGGGGAGTCGACGCATGA
- a CDS encoding ABC transporter permease: MSAIASGELTTPGLGGGLRDIKQSGFLLKLLVRKELKVRYRGSVLGLLWSYVKPGVQFIVFYVALGVFLGLERSARNPEGLANYAVYLFSGIVLINFFTEALGNAARSIVNNGNLIKKIYLPRELFPVASVWVSAVHFFPQLVVLVIGCALAGWHPNLIQLLAAVAGFVIVALLATGLGLLFGAANVYFRDSENLVDMLLMIATWASPVMYAWSMVQEKLGAGWFAVYQANPITIGVELFHYAFWFPTTDGSAVMPPNLFSLWLFVGLGVALAILLLGQFTFRRLEGRFAQEL; this comes from the coding sequence GTGAGCGCAATCGCCTCCGGTGAGCTAACCACTCCCGGACTTGGAGGTGGACTGCGCGACATTAAGCAGTCTGGCTTCCTACTTAAGCTGCTGGTCCGGAAAGAGCTCAAGGTGCGTTACCGGGGCTCCGTGCTGGGCCTTCTCTGGTCGTATGTGAAGCCAGGAGTGCAGTTCATCGTCTTTTATGTGGCCTTGGGCGTTTTCCTCGGCCTCGAGCGAAGCGCGCGGAACCCCGAAGGGCTGGCCAACTATGCGGTCTACCTGTTTTCGGGCATCGTCCTGATCAATTTCTTTACCGAGGCGCTGGGCAACGCGGCAAGGTCCATCGTGAATAACGGAAACCTCATCAAGAAGATCTATCTTCCTCGCGAGCTCTTTCCCGTTGCCTCCGTCTGGGTATCGGCAGTGCACTTCTTCCCGCAGTTGGTGGTGCTGGTCATTGGGTGTGCCCTGGCTGGCTGGCATCCCAACCTCATTCAGCTGCTGGCTGCCGTTGCGGGTTTCGTCATCGTGGCTCTGCTGGCTACCGGGCTGGGTCTCCTGTTCGGGGCTGCCAACGTCTACTTCCGTGACTCTGAGAACCTGGTGGACATGCTCCTGATGATCGCCACTTGGGCTTCCCCGGTCATGTATGCATGGTCGATGGTCCAGGAAAAGCTCGGCGCAGGTTGGTTCGCCGTTTACCAAGCGAACCCGATCACGATCGGGGTGGAACTTTTCCACTATGCGTTCTGGTTCCCCACCACGGACGGATCCGCGGTCATGCCCCCGAACCTCTTCAGTCTTTGGCTCTTTGTTGGGCTGGGTGTGGCCCTGGCCATCCTCCTCCTGGGCCAGTTCACCTTCCGGCGCCTTGAGGGCCGTTTCGCGCAGGAGCTCTAA
- a CDS encoding glycosyltransferase, which yields MSVPTDNRTKNSVKTDAREKRRAWQTLQRVILPSASQMDTVPLYMDMGTATGIQLPTAGDRDGKATRARTISSPTKEAHVEDFLSRHSTSVRSGERVSFGTYFNAFPASYWRRWTTVDKVRLQVRTQGTGSVIVYKSNARGSLQRVDTRRVEGTTESTFDLSLAPFGDGGWYWFDLLAGTEPLVMVDAEWQGPAVDNAPGSVTLQITTLNKTDFCLNNLRLLADSEDALAHVQEILIVDQGTQKLSDAEGFEDVKRSLKGKLRIINQSNLGGSGGFARGMFEAVENGSDYALLMDDDVVVEPESIVRLLTFADRCKTPTLVGGHMFDLYNRTVLHTFGEVVNPYRFQPSLPSEDMILGHDFLSSNLRQTPWLHRRCDVDYNGWWMCLIPTQVIREIGLSLPLFIKWDDSEYGLRAKAAGYPTVSLPGSAVWHVSWIDKDDLVGWQAYFHARNRVVAALLHSPYEFGGRVIKESQYADVKHLVSMQYATAQGRQWALEDVLRGPDALPGLLSAKLPEIREMMSAHSDAVFRPDPDDFPAAKMDKPPRRGHGPSQPRKLTLLPWAAKTVVRQLASPVKGTSAERPQTTVAHQDNRWWRMAQYDSAVVSNAEGTGASWYRRDPKRLRTMLAESAKLHSALLKDWPALSKKYKAAVSDLTSMESWRKTFEQHTQNEIK from the coding sequence ATGAGCGTCCCAACCGACAACAGGACGAAGAACTCCGTGAAAACTGATGCTCGCGAGAAGCGGCGGGCGTGGCAGACGCTTCAGCGCGTGATCCTGCCCAGCGCCAGCCAGATGGACACGGTTCCCCTGTATATGGACATGGGGACCGCTACGGGTATCCAACTGCCCACTGCGGGGGACCGGGATGGTAAGGCGACCAGGGCCCGGACCATCAGCAGCCCCACCAAGGAAGCGCACGTGGAGGACTTTCTTTCACGGCATTCAACCTCTGTCCGCTCGGGCGAACGGGTGTCCTTCGGTACCTACTTCAACGCTTTTCCGGCCAGTTACTGGCGGCGGTGGACCACAGTGGACAAAGTCCGGCTGCAAGTGCGGACCCAAGGGACCGGCTCCGTCATCGTGTACAAGTCGAACGCGCGCGGGTCCCTGCAGCGGGTGGACACCCGGAGGGTTGAGGGCACCACGGAAAGCACGTTTGATCTTTCCCTCGCGCCCTTTGGTGATGGCGGTTGGTACTGGTTTGACCTGCTCGCCGGTACAGAGCCGCTGGTCATGGTCGATGCCGAGTGGCAGGGGCCCGCGGTTGACAACGCGCCTGGGTCCGTCACCCTTCAGATCACCACCCTGAACAAAACGGACTTCTGCCTGAACAACCTCCGGCTCCTTGCCGACAGTGAAGATGCCCTTGCCCATGTGCAGGAGATCCTGATTGTCGATCAGGGTACACAGAAACTTTCCGATGCTGAGGGCTTCGAAGACGTCAAGCGGTCCCTGAAGGGCAAGCTCCGTATCATCAACCAGTCCAACCTGGGTGGTTCGGGCGGATTCGCCCGGGGCATGTTTGAGGCCGTTGAGAACGGCAGCGATTATGCCCTGTTGATGGACGACGACGTGGTTGTTGAACCCGAGAGCATTGTCCGCCTGCTGACCTTTGCGGACCGGTGCAAGACTCCGACCCTGGTGGGCGGGCACATGTTCGACCTTTACAACCGCACCGTCCTGCATACCTTCGGCGAGGTGGTTAATCCCTACAGGTTCCAGCCCTCGCTCCCCAGCGAGGACATGATCCTGGGCCATGACTTCCTTTCGTCCAACCTGCGCCAGACCCCCTGGCTGCACCGCCGTTGCGACGTTGATTACAACGGCTGGTGGATGTGCCTCATCCCCACCCAGGTAATTCGCGAAATCGGGCTCTCGCTCCCGTTATTCATCAAGTGGGACGATTCCGAGTACGGGTTGCGGGCCAAGGCGGCCGGCTATCCGACGGTGTCGCTTCCCGGGTCAGCTGTCTGGCATGTTTCCTGGATCGACAAGGACGACCTTGTTGGCTGGCAGGCCTACTTCCACGCCCGGAACAGGGTAGTGGCAGCGCTTCTGCACAGCCCTTACGAGTTCGGTGGCAGGGTCATCAAGGAGTCGCAATACGCCGACGTCAAGCATCTGGTCTCGATGCAGTACGCTACGGCGCAGGGCCGGCAGTGGGCATTGGAAGATGTGTTGAGGGGACCGGACGCCCTGCCAGGGCTGCTGTCAGCCAAGTTGCCGGAGATCCGCGAAATGATGTCCGCCCACTCTGACGCCGTTTTCCGGCCCGACCCTGATGACTTCCCGGCGGCTAAGATGGATAAGCCCCCACGCCGCGGCCACGGGCCCTCGCAACCGCGGAAGCTGACGCTGCTGCCTTGGGCGGCCAAGACTGTTGTCAGGCAGTTGGCGAGTCCGGTCAAGGGCACCAGCGCAGAACGGCCGCAGACGACGGTTGCACACCAGGACAACCGGTGGTGGAGGATGGCGCAGTACGACAGTGCTGTGGTCTCCAACGCTGAAGGCACAGGAGCCTCCTGGTACCGGCGTGATCCCAAGCGGCTGAGGACGATGCTGGCCGAAAGCGCCAAGCTCCACTCGGCCCTGCTCAAGGATTGGCCCGCTCTTAGCAAGAAGTACAAGGCCGCCGTTTCGGATCTGACTTCCATGGAATCCTGGAGGAAGACGTTCGAGCAACACACCCAGAACGAGATCAAGTGA
- a CDS encoding ABC transporter ATP-binding protein: MVKAIEVSDISKQFVLRHTRSIKEAVVWLIKGRKGDLSEKFHALKNVSVDIEAGETVALLGLNGSGKSTLLKHISGVMLPDTGSVKTRGRVAGLIEVGAGFHPDLSGRDNVFLNGAILGMTEQQIKDRFDDIVEFSEIGQFIDTEVKFYSSGMYLRLAFSVAVHTDPEVFLIDEILAVGDEPFQRKCIDKIQDLARDGKTLVVVSHDLDLVSRICKRGVLLKHGELIFDGPIHDAVGLLRN, translated from the coding sequence GTGGTCAAGGCAATTGAAGTTTCCGATATCAGCAAGCAGTTTGTCCTGCGCCACACAAGGTCCATCAAAGAAGCAGTCGTCTGGCTTATAAAGGGGCGCAAGGGAGATCTGTCCGAAAAGTTCCACGCCCTGAAAAACGTCTCCGTGGACATTGAGGCCGGGGAAACCGTGGCGCTCCTGGGCTTGAACGGTTCCGGCAAGTCCACCCTGCTCAAGCACATTTCGGGAGTCATGCTCCCCGACACTGGATCGGTAAAGACGAGGGGCCGGGTCGCCGGACTCATCGAAGTCGGCGCCGGTTTCCACCCCGACCTTTCCGGCCGGGACAATGTCTTCCTCAATGGCGCCATCCTGGGAATGACTGAGCAACAGATCAAGGACAGATTTGACGACATCGTCGAGTTTTCCGAGATCGGCCAGTTCATAGACACCGAGGTCAAGTTCTACTCCTCGGGGATGTATCTAAGGCTGGCCTTTTCGGTGGCTGTGCATACAGACCCCGAGGTCTTCTTGATCGACGAGATCCTCGCTGTCGGTGATGAGCCTTTCCAGCGTAAATGCATCGACAAAATCCAGGATCTGGCGCGGGACGGCAAAACGCTGGTGGTGGTGAGCCACGACTTGGACCTTGTCTCAAGGATCTGCAAGCGCGGTGTTCTCCTCAAGCATGGTGAACTGATTTTCGACGGCCCGATCCACGACGCCGTCGGCTTGTTGC
- a CDS encoding acyltransferase, translating to MTTIADSADVDAGARIGAGSKVWQLAQIREEARLGENCVIGRGAYIGPGVILGENCKVQNYALVYEPAVLEAGVFIGPAVVLTNDVFPRAVTPQGVLKTEDDWDKVGVTIRQGAAIGARAVCIAPVIIGAWATVAAGAVVTKDVPDFALVAGVPARRIGWVGKAGEPLRQEGGQWICPGTGEAYVEDKGELRPA from the coding sequence TTGACCACGATCGCTGACAGCGCGGACGTTGATGCCGGAGCCCGCATCGGGGCAGGCAGCAAGGTGTGGCAACTAGCGCAGATCAGGGAGGAAGCACGCTTGGGGGAGAACTGCGTCATCGGCCGGGGTGCCTATATAGGGCCTGGAGTGATCCTGGGGGAGAACTGCAAGGTCCAGAATTACGCGCTGGTATACGAGCCTGCAGTCCTTGAGGCAGGCGTCTTCATTGGCCCCGCGGTGGTGCTGACCAACGATGTCTTTCCCCGGGCTGTCACTCCGCAGGGCGTCCTCAAGACGGAGGATGACTGGGACAAAGTGGGTGTCACCATCCGGCAAGGGGCTGCCATCGGGGCGCGGGCCGTCTGCATAGCACCCGTGATTATCGGTGCGTGGGCCACGGTGGCGGCAGGCGCCGTCGTCACCAAGGACGTGCCGGACTTTGCGCTTGTTGCCGGGGTGCCCGCGCGGCGTATCGGCTGGGTCGGTAAGGCAGGCGAGCCGCTCCGGCAGGAGGGCGGGCAGTGGATTTGCCCCGGTACAGGCGAGGCCTACGTCGAGGACAAAGGGGAGCTGCGCCCCGCCTGA